The sequence below is a genomic window from Bactrocera neohumeralis isolate Rockhampton chromosome 4, APGP_CSIRO_Bneo_wtdbg2-racon-allhic-juicebox.fasta_v2, whole genome shotgun sequence.
GTTGCAGTCGCGGGCAAAGTGGCCTGGACGGTTGCACTTATAACACGTGGGAGCTGACATTTTTCTTCCTTGCTTATCTGCTATCGCGGGTGTCTTACCAACTAAAAAGTCTTTGCCACAGTCCAAACGTTAAAACAACTAAATGCAGCGCGCTCCTCTCGGTGAAAATTGCTTTCACCACTCCACGCACTGAACACAAATCGAAATGGCTGCCGACGTCGACGTTCGTCCAAAAGCGCCTCCGACTACTTCACAAAAATGCCCCACAAAACTCGAAAACCAGGGTTACCTGTCTCTAatccatacatacacataagtgCTGCCAATCCTGTACCATGCATTTTCACTGCCACATGTAAATTGGCTCAATTTACGCAACATACTTGCATTGCACAAAGTTATGAAAGTTTTCTAAGCAAATTAGATACAGTTATAAACACAATTCAAACATAATGGCATAATAAATACTTTGCAAAGCGCAGAAAATGCATCGTGGCAATAAGTGCATTTTATCCTCGCAAGATGGCGCTAAGGGCTTTCGACAGAGTTCTCTATGAAAGGGTTACTTAAATGCAAGGGATACACATCGAAACTGCAGCGGACAATACCCTCCGGTCGCAAAAGTGTTGCCTAAATTTAATTCGCAACAATGCCCCCTGTTGGAGTGTTGCCATTatgtttcaatataatttagtggcagcactaaaatattttcagttacaGAGATccacatgaaaaaaaaattatgtactcgGATCGGTTACTTAGTTAAAGGGTTAAGGgtagtcaaaataaaaaataaagtagtaGTCAAATAAATTCGACCGCTAGATTATaatgatttatatttataatttaaaaggcGTTTTGAAAACATGAAACATGAAAAATTTCCTGAGGAGgccttttgttaatttaaaaataagtttggggAAGGCACTTGAGGGTATCCGACATTaagcaaatatattaaaaaaacgacatCCTAATGAAACCATAACTGGGAATTTATCGTCGATTCAATGTTGTTCTATCATCCGTGACCGTCATCCTGCCCTCGACCTAAGTCTCATCGTCCCGGTTAGTCATATTTGCGGTGCCAAACACAGAGATTTTATGTATCTAACCTCGTCTTCTAGGATGCTGTTGATTTTCTTAGCCGATCTTTGAAACTTAAAATCCGTTTTCTAGTTAGCCAGTTTCTGGTACCTCCCTTGTTTTAAGCTTACTCGAGATTCCATTATTGGATAGAACGTAATTCCAATGAATCATCGTATCTCTTTAGCCACTTGTTGGTGAATACGTCCTTGAGAACTTCCGGAAATTGTAACCTGCGGAACAACCATAAATGACCGGGAGCTTTGCACATCTTTTCTTTTCCATACTCGATTTAAGTAGCCACAACCAACTTTAAATTGCTTCGTTCTGCCCAATATACTATTCCGACAGAGCTTTCTGCAGCTGTTTCTTCACTCGTGGTACATTTCAAATCTGGAACTTCTTGCAAAGACTCAACCACTTCAGCCTTAATTTTATCCTTCTCTTTCGACTGTGAGGAGGCCtgtgcttatatatgtatgaatgtatctCTTGTTCTTCCCACCGTGAGAACCTATGTACTGGTCAACACGATTCCTGCCTTTATCTTTTAAATGCCAATGAAAGTTATACATACTTGTTAACATCCCTTTAATACGGTTTCATAAAAGAATTATTGGGAGTAAGTGTTTTATATAGAATATTGACATTAACcacgatatattttttaattcatatatcatttcgatttaaaaataaagaacggTTTCCGATCACATTTTACTGTCTCTCCTAATTAATTTTCTGTTTCCGTAGTTTTTTTGTATTGATTATTTACACTCTGTGCCATTTCACATTAATCCAAAAATTTGCAACGATCGTATTTGGCACCCTGCACTTAGAAACATCTGATTTTGTCAACAATTGCATATTGTATAAAGTTAAGGAATTAGCTGGCCTAAGATACgtctatgtaaatatttaaaatgctgCACCGTCAACGGTGTTGAACAATTTCGACTACGAAGAGTGTTTTAAAGAAATGTGCTCGTTGACATGTTTAAATCCCATCGCAATTGCACTCAATTTGCTGTTGCTTGTAATAGCGCCCTTATCAGGTAGTGTTGAGTTGTATATGTTGCGCCGTTAATTGCAGATTATAcactattaatttaattattttcaggaGTACATCATCCAACCATTCACGATATTATAACCACCCAAGATATTATAGCTGGTGATGTTTTCTTTGAGATAACAGAACCTGCTGTGTTGGAGTACACGTATCGGTTGCGACCGGCGAAAGATTTTGGTGTATCATTTGTTTCACAGCGTTTTACAGGAATCGGATTAGTTTTAACGCAACCATCAGATGCATGCTCAAAAATTCGAAACTATCGCGAACTTCGTGGCAACGTAGCATTGATTAAAAGAGGGTAAGTTTTTACCAATGCACAATCAAGCGACGGAAGCTATGTATTTAATACAATAAAGATTTATAGTGGCACTTAGATGGGTAgataccaacacacacacatattgcTAAACCTTGATATGAGAGCGAAATTTCTGATATGTATGTCAAAACAAATTTGATTACTTAATCAATTTGACTTAATGCATTAGTGTCGATGCTACTTAAATTAgttaatatatgcatacatacatatgtacatttatttaagtaacaaaataatttctaattacAGTGATTGTTCGTTCTTAACAAAAACTATCAATGCCGAAATTGCGGGCGCCAAAGCAGCTATAATGACAGAATTTGATGACGATTCAGCTGAGTTTGAGTATTACATAGAAATGGTACATGACAACACAAGTAGAGAAGCGCATATACCAGCCGGATTTTTGCTGGGCAAAAATGGTGTTATAATTCGATCGACGTTAATGAGTCTACGACGGCCACATGCCATTATAAATATACCAGTGAATTTAACATTTGTGCCACCTGCTCAAATAAATCATCCGCCCTGGTTGGGTTGGTAAATTCAATTACCAAAGTCATAGGAACTTGATGAacaaatccaaaaataataaccAAAGTGCATTCTTTCAACTGACTCACCAATAGAAATGGCTACGTAGGCTGCTAaatatgatatttatttatattgtgcaaattctttatttttatataacaaaaacagtTCAACCTGCTAAATCAAATTTACTGAAGTGTTGATTTTTCTGGGTCAGACAATATAGGTAGTACTAAAAGGTAAACAGTGGAGATCAGTGGAGGTATGAGATAGTCTAAGTCATCACTAGTATAGAACTGATTTTACAGTTCTTACATATAAATCAAACAAAGCAATCAAGTAGTTTCTTAAATTATTGTAATGAGTACACAAATAATAAGTAGCGGCTAAATCATATTAGATGTATGGTTATTGTTTTACTACGCTTCTTATAAAtagttgaatattttgaaataaaaatttgatattttataagaaaagaTTCTAGtgatgtaaaaataaaatgcgtTGTGTTAAGGGGACAACCAactttttagaataaaattattaaaattgtaagtatgaaaaagcaatttaaatatataaagataaaaCCTAAAAAGTAAAGAAACTCTTTTATTAATGTATAAATAAGTCTCCATGAAACATAAGAAGAtaagagaaaacaaaattttgaaaccgTTTTACCGCAGACAGACTTTTGGGAGAATAATTTTCATGGCAGATGAAGAGTGTTGTTAGCTGTTGTTTGAGCTAGCTTGAGCTAACAGTTTGAAAAGTATTCGAATTGAAACCCTAAGACCCCTGCTAATTGTTTTAGCAGCGTTTTAGAACagcaagttttttaaataaatttctatttttgcaATCATTGTACCAATAGCTAAGAAACTTTTACTTACTTACCCTTGTAAGAAGTACATGAGtttccaaatattatttatcaagTATCCACCGACTAATTTTGAGTTTGAAAGCCACTTATTTTTACAACCAcactacataagtatgtgtactACATGTGTGTAAGTATATTTCCACATGCAAATGCAACAGTTAGGCATCTAGCATGTGCAGAATTTCGCTCATTTACAATTAATAAGCgcattttatatgcaaatttcaTTGCGCAACTGCACTATTTCACACGCACTTTCTACTTAATATGTTGAAATACTTTTATTCACATTGCACTTTGTAATTTGCCAGAAGTTATTGCAGCAAATTCTTGTGCACTTTCGGAAACCAACGGGATTTATTACTGTTTGCAGCAGTGTGGCCAAATGACAGTTTTGACAGTGCAAATATGTAAGGTTGCATGTGCGTTATtaatttgaattcaaaaatGAACGATTAggatgtgcatacatacacatatgcatatttttgtacatGTAAAAactatgtatgttatatatgtatgtatatgagcagataatttagaTATGCAATACATAGTAAACTGCCATTAGCGCTgataaggaaaaatatttaattctttacggtaaataaaaaaaacagaaaaaatgtgaCGCCATTTTAACAAATTCAGAGTTAAGTAAGTCGTTATTTAATGTCAATTGGTTGATAgccaaaaaaactgtttttcagGCACGGAGCTttcgtttcttttatagagctagctaacagccagcttacCGTGAGGTCGCCtcatgactgttaaatcacaccACCTCGCGGCGCgacagtcacctaagcactggccaggcacggtgcctgcgtttcttttatggagccagctaacagccagcttacCGTGAGGTCGGCtcatgactgttaaatcacaacaCCTCGCGGCGCgacagtcacctaagcactggccaggcacggtgcctgcgtttcttttatagagccagctaacagccagcttacCGTGAGGTCGCCtcatgactgttaaatcacaccACCTCGCGGCGCgacagtcacctaagcactggccaggcacggtgcctgcgtttcttttatagagccagctaacagccagcttacCGTGAGGTCACCtcatgactgttaaatcacagcACTTTATGGCGCGACAGTTACCTAAGAACTAGCCAGGCAcagtgcctgcgtttcttttatagagctagctaacagccagcttacCGTGAGGTCACCtcatgactgttaaatcacagcACTCTTATGGCGCGACAGTTACCTAAGCACTAGCCAGGCAcagtgcctgcgtttcttttatggagctagctaacagccagcttacCGTGAGGTCACGTCATGACTGCTAAATCACACCACCTCGCGGCGCgacagtcacctaagcactggccaggcacggtgattgcgtttcttttatagagccagctaacagccagcttacCGTGAGGTCACCtcatgactgttaaatcacagcACTTTATGGCGCgacagtcacctaagcactggccaggcacgatgtctgcgtttcttttatagagctagctaacagccagcttacCGTGAGGTCACCTCATGACTGGTAAATCACAGCACTTCACGGCGCGACAGTCCCCTTAACACTGGCCAGGCAcagtgcctgcgtttcttttatagagctagctaacagccagcttacCGTGAGGTCACGtcatgactgttaaatcacagcACTTTATGGCGCGACAGttacctaagcactggccaggcacggtgcctgcgtttcttttatagagccagctaacagccagcttacCGTGAGGTCGCCTCATGACTGTTAAATCTCACCACCTCGCGGCGCgacagtcacctaagcactggccaggcacggtgcctgggtttcttttatagagccagctaacagccagcttacCGTGAGGTCACCtaatgactgttaaatcacactACATCACTACAGCCAGTGACTCTGGCAACgaaatctattgacaaaatacgaaaagacttttcgactacccaatattttgattattaaaaaaatattttaaccactaaaaatttttctaataattcattttagtaaaatgtttaaaatgtttttacttttaaaaaattattttactgttaaaaaattatttttattattaaaaaaatatttgttagtcataaataaaattttgtttatcatcCGTGTGTAATGGCTACCTACAACATATCtttattaacaacaaaaaaacgcatttgcttatatttttcgATTATGTAGTTTATTGTTGGATATAAAACAATCATATAGAACACATTTTTATACGGCTGTGTGCGCGTgtggagtgtgtgtgtgtgtatatgtataattatttcatatattgcATATGCACGACACACAATTACAATACATATACAGgacataaatatatagtatattttatgttatactCGCAAGAGTTAACTACAATAcaatgtacaaaaataaaaaaggaaataaataaataaaaattacatgaacTGTTATGCCGCACAAATTACAATTTCGTGCAGTTATGCATTAAATGTATTCATTAAAATAAgcatatatgtttttgtatatttatgtgtgtttgtaactTGATATTAGCAATTGCGCGTATGTAAAATTGTATAATTCCTTTAGATTTTGTGTAtatatagattaaaaaaaaactattaaaaacatgttaaacatttaaaaatattcgtttcGGCAATTCGTAATTCGTTAATGCATTTGCAGTAATaattgttaatttgtgtttaaatGTGTTTAAATGCAGTGTTGGTTGGCGTTTAAATAGTACACatggaaacaaaaatttttttagttagttcagtttcttttttgtgtgtatgttttttgttttttacttcattttggtatgctttttagttttaattttcagtttgtttttaaacagctgttgtttttcttttctgtttTAATTCGTTCATTATGGCATTACAACTAATACTTAAAGTAAGTTAGGCTAATTACTAAGGgttacggttttttttttaatttagtttagaGATTTACATGCGACTACCCAGCTTAGTTGTTAAGTTGTTAGGTTTAAACTTAAACTATAGTTGTTTCAATGCATTGCTTGCATGCCTTGTTTTATgcatttctttcttgttttacatttttattttagttgcttttctttagttgtttttttataattctttgaaaattcGTTATTTGCATGTGctgcaacaaaatgttgcacacacttTACTTGCAGCAGCGGCAAGTAAACTTGTAACAACCGCATGTAGTAAGTATGCTACAGCTGCGTGCTTTTCTGCAATATTTGTcttaacttttaattaatttaaataaatactttcttCATGCTGCTTAAGCGctaatttttcaacattttcttatttcataatttcatttattttaaaagccaCTTTCAACTTCATGCAATTgtgctttttaaaatttatattgcaactatttttgtttaacaTTACACTTCATTTTCGCTTGAcaattctttgtttacattttttgtatttgtcatTACTTTATTTGCTCTTATTGCAGTTTCTGCTGCAATGTTGCATTGGCGCGCgtgaaattattattagttttatttttaaaactttcattgTGTTTTGAAATGCTTTTGTGTGTGATCTAATGAGACTTGCTTGAATGctcgtataaaaatatttaaaatagtattttgcTTGGAACAAAAAGAGTAATTTTTGGTTGCGGGCGTTGACCAATTGCTTCATGCGTGTGTGTTGGATGAATggctatgtgtgtgtatgtgtgtgcgcgggTGTGTGTTGGGTTTTGAATTGACACTAATTGGTATCCTGCCAATTGGCTTAAGGAGGAGTTGTGTAAGTTTGGCGttcatgtatgtttgtatgtaggcATACGCCATTTTGTAAATGTTTACCAACTTGTTGGAGGAGTGCAGTTTGAGTGACAGTGTTAGgtgttgaaattttgtttttttacataatgtTTGAACTTTTAAGCTTGTCGAAAGTTGTAGAGAGAAGTATGAAAACctaaacaaatattcaaaaacatccTTAGTGATCACGTTTCATTATGCTCGCATGCTTTTCCACGCGTACTAGCGTTAGGCGTTTGCACGATCTGCTTTACGGCTGCGTTTCGGCAGACTTAGCTTTCGCGGCTTATGACTTTGGCGTTGTTAAACCGCTTTTGTAAGTATTATTGActatttataatagtttttgtttttgtgttcgCCTATACCGTTTCAGCGTAATGCATTCGGCGCGTTATAGTTTTTTCTTCATCTGGGTAGCTTCCTGCACGAATCCGTTAATATGAGTTTTAAGgaagtgt
It includes:
- the LOC126756098 gene encoding PRADC1-like protein, whose translation is MCSLTCLNPIAIALNLLLLVIAPLSGVHHPTIHDIITTQDIIAGDVFFEITEPAVLEYTYRLRPAKDFGVSFVSQRFTGIGLVLTQPSDACSKIRNYRELRGNVALIKRGDCSFLTKTINAEIAGAKAAIMTEFDDDSAEFEYYIEMVHDNTSREAHIPAGFLLGKNGVIIRSTLMSLRRPHAIINIPVNLTFVPPAQINHPPWLGW